One Panicum virgatum strain AP13 chromosome 3N, P.virgatum_v5, whole genome shotgun sequence DNA segment encodes these proteins:
- the LOC120666462 gene encoding NADP-dependent glyceraldehyde-3-phosphate dehydrogenase-like isoform X2 — protein MAPLHLPGESPRRHCSSPPDPPRLPPLRRRAGASRQMRRHGTSGCGAPSYSSPHAAPAPPTVSDLPLLPYVVRSGDLISYTAEEGVRILGEGKLMVSDSFPGNERNKYCLSSKVYAEGPARPTGGAAAIAMLIGPNARISFESKYRASHMAHVYDFYKPDLASEYPIVDGKLSQTCYLMALDSCYR, from the exons ATGGCGCCCCTGCACCTCCCCGGCGAG TCCCCgcgccgccactgctcctccccGCCGGATCCACCGCGCCTCCCTCCTcttcggcggcgagcaggggcgaGCAGGCAGATGCGGCGGCATGGCACGAGCGGATGTGGCGCCCCCTCCTACTCGAGTCCCCACGCTGCCCCTGCGCCTCCAACG GTCTCGGATCTTCCCCTTCTACCATACGTTGTGCGGTCTGGGGATTTGATATCGTACACAGCTGAGGAGGGTGTTCGCATACTGGGGGAGGGCAAGCTGATGGTTTCTGATAGCTTCCCCGGTAATGAGCGGAACAAGTACTGCCTGAGCTCCAAG GTTTATGCTGAAGGACCAGCTCGTCCAACTGGGGGTGCTGCTGCAATTGCAATGCTCATTGGTCCTAATGCTCGTATTTCATTTGAGAGCAAATATAGAGCTTCTCACATGGCTCATGTTTATGATTTCTACAAGCCTGATCTTGCAAGTGAATATCCG ATTGTTGATGGTAAACTATCCCAAACATGCTACTTGATGGCCCTAGACTCATGCTACAGATAA
- the LOC120666462 gene encoding uncharacterized protein LOC120666462 isoform X1 has translation MAPLHLPGESPRRHCSSPPDPPRLPPLRRRAGASRQMRRHGTSGCGAPSYSSPHAAPAPPTVSDLPLLPYVVRSGDLISYTAEEGVRILGEGKLMVSDSFPGNERNKYCLSSKKNGNTDIEGVDSSNACYGGTAALLKFVNWVESNSWDGRYGLSFAQTVRFMLKDQLVQLGVLLQLQCSLVLMLVFHLRANIELLTWLMFMISTSLILQVNIRLLMVNYPKHAT, from the exons ATGGCGCCCCTGCACCTCCCCGGCGAG TCCCCgcgccgccactgctcctccccGCCGGATCCACCGCGCCTCCCTCCTcttcggcggcgagcaggggcgaGCAGGCAGATGCGGCGGCATGGCACGAGCGGATGTGGCGCCCCCTCCTACTCGAGTCCCCACGCTGCCCCTGCGCCTCCAACG GTCTCGGATCTTCCCCTTCTACCATACGTTGTGCGGTCTGGGGATTTGATATCGTACACAGCTGAGGAGGGTGTTCGCATACTGGGGGAGGGCAAGCTGATGGTTTCTGATAGCTTCCCCGGTAATGAGCGGAACAAGTACTGCCTGAGCTCCAAG aaaaatggCAATACTGACATTGAAGGAGTTGACTCCAGCAATGCTTGTTACGGTGGAACTGCTGCCCTGCTGAAATTCGTGAATTGGGTTGAAAGTAACTCCTGGGATGGACGCTATGGTCTGTCGTTTGCACAGACAGTGCG GTTTATGCTGAAGGACCAGCTCGTCCAACTGGGGGTGCTGCTGCAATTGCAATGCTCATTGGTCCTAATGCTCGTATTTCATTTGAGAGCAAATATAGAGCTTCTCACATGGCTCATGTTTATGATTTCTACAAGCCTGATCTTGCAAGTGAATATCCG ATTGTTGATGGTAAACTATCCCAAACATGCTACTTGA
- the LOC120666463 gene encoding uncharacterized protein LOC120666463, producing the protein MSNNYYFILSFSSAGRAVVFQRDVLFCISSRSFYSLDQHFGAVVIHELLEMVVAAGEKMRFGGVGSKLKGDFKDMEDKKHMAVYETLGDSDQKLHYFSGRQIGGQCSILGFVVHRTL; encoded by the exons ATGA GTAACAACTACTATTTCATTTTGTCATTTAGCTCAGCTGGTCGTGCAGTAGTTTTTCAAAGGGACGTGCTCTTCTGCATAAG TTCTCGTTCATTTTATTCTCTAGATCAACATTTTGGGGCCGTCGTCATCCACGAGCTACTTGAGATGGTGGTCGCCGCCGGAGAGAAGATGCGTTTCGGGGGCGTTGGCTCCAAGCTAAAG GGTGATTTCAAGGACATGGAGGACAAGAAGCACATGGCTGTCTACGAGACGCTTGGCGACTCCGACCAGAAGCTACATTATTTCTCAGGGCGGCAGATTGGAGGACAATGCAGCATTTTAGGATTTGTTGTTCATAGGACATTGTGA
- the LOC120666464 gene encoding uncharacterized protein LOC120666464: MPVEWTELVGPLLALAANVAAWAGEAQRYRKKCRLLQSRVQMIWAHLNALQQTQWTPDPLATKDTLNYLDEVLHRAEVLLESCRRKTTTFDFLYAFKNQGEFAFVNEQISHILETFHLSNHTLLLLDHNNRIFMVVFDTLIEDGACRRLPQGKRGVVEESLSRLRDIDIDKMPPDQRSRLQRIRRELRAGSSPPRQSSDAASASSGNRGQQHQKDPVLAQVNDLARAIVEEAKAARSHNKEEVQRVAQLAEKVIYHLLPYLRPPLLTRNQDTITELLDNLRTTTQHRPLHCGPSALMPSSSWREQAERLVELGNGIERSYQALMINAVLVQNIMRSA, translated from the exons ATGCCGGTGGAGTGGACCGAGTTGGTGGGGCCCCTGCTCGCCTTGGCCGCTAATGTGGCGGCTTGGGCGGGAGAAGCTCAGCGCTACAGGAAGAAGTGCCGACTCCTTCAGAGTCGCGTGCAAATGATCTGGGCCCACCTGAATGCTCTGCAGCAAACACAATGGACGCCGGACCCGCTGGCGACCAAGGACACGCTGAACTACCTTGACGAAGTCCTCCACCGCGCCGAGGTCCTCCTGGAGTCCTGCCGTCGCAAGACGACGACCTTCGATTTCCTGTATGCTTTCAAGAACCAGGGCGAGTTCGCCTTCGTGAATGAACAGATCAGCCACATCTTGGAGACCTTCCACCTGTCCAACCATACCCTGCTTCTTCTCGATCATAACAACCGCATCTTCATGGTCGTGTTTGACACGCTAATCGAAGATGGCGCCTGCAGGCGCCTACCACAG GGAAAAAGGGGTGTGGTGGAGGAATCTTTGAGCAGATTGCGGGATATTGACATTGACAAGATGCCACCGGACCAGAGGAGCAGGCTGCAACGGATAAGAAGGGAGCTAAGAGCGGGATCATCACCCCCGCGACAAAG CAGCGACGCAGCGAGCGCGTCATCAGGAAACAGGGGCCAGCAGCACCAGAAGGATCCTGTGCTGGCCCAAGTTAACGACTTGGCGAGGGCAATCGTGGAGGAGGCCAAGGCTGCGCGGAGCCACAACAAGGAGGAGGTCCAGCGGGTGGCCCAACTCGCCGAGAAGGTGATCTACCACCTCCTGCCCTATCTGCGGCCTCCCCTGTTGACGCGGAATCAAGATACGATCACGGAGCTCCTGGACAACCTCCGAACCACGACGCAGCACAGGCCCCTTCACTGCGGCCCTTCGGCCCTGATGCCCAGCAGCTCCTGGAGGGAGCAAGCCGAACGTCTAGTGGAGCTTGGGAACGGCATAGAGCGGAGCTATCAAGCCCTCATGATCAACGCCGTGCTCGTGCAAAACATTATGCGCAGCGCGTAA